The DNA sequence AACTTACTAGAAATACCCCTTCTTCCTCTGAATCTAAGTTTAAAAGAATCTTACCTGATAAGTGTTCATTAGTTAACGCCTGTGCTCCATCCATACCAGTTTCTTCACTAGTAGTAATTAAAATCTCTAGTGGAGGATGTTTTAAATCATCAGAGTCTAATATTGCTAGCCCATAAGCTATTGCAATACCATTATCACCACCTAGTGTAGTATTATTTGCTCTTAATATATCTCCTTCTACTATCATTTCAATTGGATCTTTTGAAAAATCATGATTTGACCCTTCCCCCTTTATACATACCATGTCCATATGTCCTTGGATAATAACTGGATCAGATTTTTCATAACCCGGTGTTCCTTCTTTCTTAATAATGACATTGTACGCCTCATCCTGATAAACCTCCAAGCCCCTTTCCTTTGCAAAGTTTACTAAAAAATCACTAACTCTTTTCTCATCACCAGAACATCTTGGAATTTGATTTAACTCATAAAACCAATGAAATACTTTTTTAGGTTCTATATTTTGTAAAGATGTCATTTTATCCCTCCTAATAGTGTCAACTAATTTCAAAAGTATATTAAATATATTTTTATTTTTAATGATAGTTATTCCCTAATAATATATTTTTTATTATTTGCTAATTCTTGATTAAGTAGTAAAAACAATTAAGGATATACTGGTATAACAGTCATGTGAGTACCATAAAATAATTAACACTGGTTTTATACTTATTTGCCCTGGGTATAATCTCAAATAACATATATAAGGAGTGGTTATATGACTACTATAAAGATAGTTTCTGATTTTGCATGTCCCTTTTGCTATATAGGCTTTTCTATTGCTGAAAGATTGATAAAAGAAAATCCAGATATAAATATTGAATGGATCCCCTATGAATTAAACCCCGCTCTACCCATTGAAGGGGGAAATTTGAAGGATGGCATACCTCAATAAAAAATAGATATAAGCTATAGAAGAATCGAAAGATTGGAATCTGAATACAATCTAATATACAATAACAGGACTAAAAAATTTAATACCCATAAACTGGACAAAGCAGCCTTATTTACAAGAGATGAAAGAAAATATAATGAATTTGCAAAATAAGCCTTTAAAGCCATATTTGAATATGGCAAAAATGTTGGTAAACTTGAAGTTATTAACCAGATAGGTTTAAAAGCTGGAATTGATATAGATGAAATGAACAGGCGCATTGATGAAGGCTACTATGATGAAGAAATGAATGAAGCAAAAAAATTATGGTCTTTGTATGAAGTAGATTCCGTTCCTACATTTATTGCTAATGAAAATAAAAAAGTAACCTTATAGAAATACTATGAAAGGTTTAAAAAGGATTTGTTAGGATATTGTATATATAAGAATACAAAAAATAGAGGTGATTAATTTGATTAATAAGAAACATGATTGCTATACCTGCGACATTGAAATGGTACTTTTGAAAACAGTCTATAATAGCGTGGAATTGAATTTAATTGAAAACTTATTAAATGAACATAATATTCCTTTTGTCTTTAGGGATTATGGAAGTGGAGGTTATATGAGGGTCTTTAGTGGCTTTTCCATCTATGGAACTGATATTTTAGTAGAAAAATCCATGTTTGAAAAAGCCAGTGTCCTAATTGACAAATTTCCATTTAGCAAATAAGGGGTAGCATTTAAGAAACATTTTCCTTGAAAGCGGTATCACATAGGCTTAAGGTAAAACCAATTAAAAGCCCAAATGATATGTAATTTAACTGAAAGAATACAATTATAATCGAGCATATCACCAATAATGGAAAAAGAACTAACCATTTATAAAAGTATTTTCCCCTCCATTTCTTTGGTATCTTCCTAAAAGGTAAAAGTATTTTGGAATTCCTTTTACTCAATATGAAAAAAATGAGATCAAAAATAAAGTAAAATACTACAACTGAAGTAATATGCTTTATAGTCAAATCTACTCCTCCTTGGATAAAGAGTTATAATACTCTTCTCTTAATATTGAATAACTCTTTAAATCAACTGGCACCCCATTCTTAATTATATCCTGTCTACGAGTGCCTTCATATTTCATGCCTACCTTTTCCATTACTCTCCAGGAGCCAATATTAGTAACCATTGCCAATGCATATATTCTATTTAAGTTATATCTTTCAAATCCAAACTCAATAATCTTTTTACAAGCTTCTGTACAATACCCCTTTCCCCAATAAGGAACTCCAATCCAATAGCCTACCTCTGCTTTTCTATGAATTAGCTTCAATACAAGGCTTATTTCTCCAATCAATTCTTCAGTACCTTTTATTACTATTGCATAATTGATGCTCTTCCCATTTTCATAATTATCTTTATGGGTGCTTATCCATAGTGCCGCTAATCCATCTTCATAGGGATGAGGTATATGCAAGGTTGTTTCTGCTATCCTTGAATCTCCAGCCAATTCCTGCACTCTTTTTGCATCTGATAAGTTAAAAGGCCTTAATATCAACCTATTGGTTTCTAGTATGGGTTGCTTCTCCATCCTGTTCCCCCCCAATATCTATACTTTATAATAATGGTCTTACCATTATAAGACAAGGATTATCTCCCCATATTTCTTGAATTTCTTCTACGGAATAAAACCCTAATTTTTTATAAAATTCTCTCGTCCCTTTATAATTTTGGTCTGGATGGCTTTCTCCTAGAGTTTTTACTATCATCAATTTATAATTATTCTTTATAGAATAGCTTACAGCCCTTTCAACTAAGTCCCTGCCTATTCCCCTATTATGATATTCTTTCATTATTCCCATGACGTATATTTCAGAGGTATATTCATTATTAAATTGTAAACTCAAAAACCCTATAGGCTTGCTGCCCATAAAAGCTGCATAGAATAGGGTTTCCTTTACTTTATCTACATATTCTACAATAGCCTCCTCAATTCCAAACCAATCTGGCAACTTTCTTAGCACTATATCGGCTATGTTT is a window from the Tepidimicrobium xylanilyticum genome containing:
- a CDS encoding DsbA family protein yields the protein MTTIKIVSDFACPFCYIGFSIAERLIKENPDINIEWIPYELNPALPIEGGNLKDGIPQ
- a CDS encoding thioredoxin domain-containing protein, yielding MFEYGKNVGKLEVINQIGLKAGIDIDEMNRRIDEGYYDEEMNEAKKLWSLYEVDSVPTFIANENKKVTL
- a CDS encoding putative signal transducing protein: MINKKHDCYTCDIEMVLLKTVYNSVELNLIENLLNEHNIPFVFRDYGSGGYMRVFSGFSIYGTDILVEKSMFEKASVLIDKFPFSK
- a CDS encoding GNAT family N-acetyltransferase, which codes for MEKQPILETNRLILRPFNLSDAKRVQELAGDSRIAETTLHIPHPYEDGLAALWISTHKDNYENGKSINYAIVIKGTEELIGEISLVLKLIHRKAEVGYWIGVPYWGKGYCTEACKKIIEFGFERYNLNRIYALAMVTNIGSWRVMEKVGMKYEGTRRQDIIKNGVPVDLKSYSILREEYYNSLSKEE
- a CDS encoding GNAT family N-acetyltransferase; its protein translation is MNKVVGVCGCICSDCHIFEIDCLGCHSIEGKACWLHEVGLEICDFYECSVIERGLVHCGQCEIIPCERFWMNKNPRWTDEQHRKIVEGRALLLKELASTNDYYIKGIIDQQIKSNIADIVLRKLPDWFGIEEAIVEYVDKVKETLFYAAFMGSKPIGFLSLQFNNEYTSEIYVMGIMKEYHNRGIGRDLVERAVSYSIKNNYKLMIVKTLGESHPDQNYKGTREFYKKLGFYSVEEIQEIWGDNPCLIMVRPLL